One genomic segment of Arthrobacter sp. JZ12 includes these proteins:
- the map gene encoding type I methionyl aminopeptidase — MIEILTPGEVEAARPAGRFVAATLRELQRRTVPGTNLLEIDAWAREMIRAAGATSCYVDYAPSFGRGPFGKVICTSVNDAVLHGLPHDYVLQEGDLLSLDFAVALRGWVADSAVSFTVGKSADPRDQHLIDATRAALAAGIEAAQPGRRTGDISYAIGSVLTSAGYRVNTEFGGHGVGSTMHQGPHVANIGRSGRGYVLQPGLLLAIEPWVMSGTDKLVIDRDGWTLRSANGQRAAHSEHTVAITESGPEILTVADGS, encoded by the coding sequence TTGATTGAGATACTGACGCCGGGTGAGGTCGAGGCAGCCCGACCGGCCGGTCGGTTCGTTGCTGCAACGCTGCGGGAGCTTCAGCGCCGAACCGTGCCCGGAACAAACCTGCTGGAGATCGATGCCTGGGCACGGGAGATGATCAGGGCAGCAGGAGCCACCTCCTGCTACGTCGACTATGCGCCGTCCTTCGGACGGGGTCCATTCGGCAAGGTCATCTGCACCTCCGTCAACGACGCAGTGCTTCACGGCCTGCCCCATGATTACGTGCTGCAGGAAGGGGACCTTCTGAGCCTGGACTTCGCCGTTGCCCTTCGGGGGTGGGTGGCTGATTCCGCAGTCAGCTTCACGGTAGGGAAGTCGGCGGATCCCAGGGACCAGCACCTGATCGACGCTACCCGCGCTGCGCTCGCTGCCGGAATTGAAGCAGCCCAGCCCGGCAGGCGGACCGGCGACATCTCGTACGCCATCGGTTCCGTCCTGACGTCGGCGGGGTACCGGGTGAACACCGAGTTCGGCGGGCATGGCGTGGGCAGCACCATGCACCAGGGGCCCCACGTCGCCAATATCGGCCGTTCGGGAAGAGGCTATGTGCTGCAGCCCGGACTCCTGCTGGCGATTGAGCCCTGGGTGATGTCAGGCACGGACAAGCTGGTTATCGATCGCGATGGGTGGACACTTCGCAGCGCCAACGGTCAGCGTGCTGCGCACTCCGAGCACACTGTTGCGATAACTGAGTCCGGCCCGGAGATCCTGACTGTCGCCGACGGTTCCTGA
- a CDS encoding sortase domain-bontaining protein: MVQPVPHPGERGPAVLLGHVNATDGGPGVFADLRSLKSGDRIEVRRADGTTATFEMVRGEQYPKDAFPTATVYGYTAGSELRLITCDGYDPATGLFDDNYVVFAKLIP; the protein is encoded by the coding sequence TTGGTACAACCAGTCCCCCACCCCGGCGAGCGTGGACCGGCCGTCCTGCTGGGCCACGTCAACGCGACCGACGGCGGCCCGGGAGTCTTCGCTGACCTGCGCAGCCTCAAATCCGGGGACCGGATCGAGGTTCGAAGGGCGGACGGCACCACCGCGACCTTCGAGATGGTGCGCGGTGAGCAATACCCAAAGGACGCCTTCCCCACCGCGACGGTGTACGGCTACACCGCAGGCTCGGAGCTCCGCCTCATCACCTGCGACGGTTATGACCCGGCAACCGGTCTGTTCGATGACAACTACGTCGTCTTTGCGAAGCTCATCCCGTGA